One genomic window of Arachis hypogaea cultivar Tifrunner chromosome 8, arahy.Tifrunner.gnm2.J5K5, whole genome shotgun sequence includes the following:
- the LOC140174716 gene encoding uncharacterized protein produces MAGIHKIADINPTIDNLCVRIRVIRLWTLPSYENSPLSYSIEMGGKIHASVKKAFVSRFVNLLEEGISYQIRYFGVGLNKGYFKTTYHEYVVNLNQRTDVHRLPESSSIPRHGFKFVSFDTLNAPGYDCTYLVDVVGYLAGIENEKTLEKNGKSTKYTVIELEIDDGYRIKLGVIDNSDCACFVVFDKEAKQNLLLEFSNEVAANDESELLENAITPTKRLSSKSEESKEIRVMVPMMCIFNRCCRTLQMDSIQVDFWMIFFGTYLCECEKERCSNISDISNSGITCEAYDSPCHQTSQKQFQQTSNNIHQLQSQHSLEYSNRIRLQRDARLNRKTMLLQKRHGASTSNSNLDTKELEEMCIAEKGRHLRQRKTFLKELAINLSKFFEEVEDITENTTILDDYVQIEYPAIFDVAENTDVIDIDDQEFFCRHCYAMMWYEERSEKSKTGSNIEFSICCMRGKVQLPFLQRPPQLLQGLISGADQRSKHFKDNIRTYNSMFCFTSLGGKIETSINDGTGPPQFIVSGQNYHRIGSLVPIEGQRPKFAQLYIYDTENEVSNRIEIFSSRTNNNNIDQSLVLDLKDMIDQHNVLAHTFRIVRNYLNQGDIANIRLRLYRKRSKDARVYNLPSSNEVAALIVGDFDSGDAGRDIIVQLKSGHLQRIHETHTAFIPLQYPMMFPYGKDDYQEDIPLRESHRADENRKRQRVSLREFIAFRIQERKVEYATIVNGGRLFQQFLVDCFSMIEAQRLTYYRNNQTKVRSDIYKGIQDAVVRGETRAFKAGKRIILPASFTGGMRYMFNNCQDAMAICKKYGYPDLFITMTCNSSWQEIGRVNNPRNLKVEDRPDISCRVFKIKLDMIISDLKQGIPFGVLDAELPDPAQHPKLFRAVSTYMIHGPCGRAFSKSSCMKDGYCTKYYPKTFSKTTVIDDSGYPSYRRRDTGVVTEKKGVHMDNRNVVPYNAYLLISYQAHVNVEYCNKSNAIKYLFKYVNKGPDRVAVGVTKEASSGEDAQVIDEIKQFYDCRYLSACEAVWRTLAYDIHQRWPSVMRLTFHLPGEQNIIFKDDDDLEEIVEEEEGKCTMFLAWMEANKKFEAGQTLTYAEFPNQFVYDRESRVWHPRKRGYSIGRLNYVPPGTGDIYYMRILLAVQRGCTTYESIRTVNGITYSSFQDACYSMGLLCDDREFIAAINEVAKLASGHQLRKLFAMLLISNSISNPERVWNATWTLLADGILYERRKALKNQGLNMTDDELKNLCLIEIEKILNSNARSLRDYQSMPYPEMSHVRLFQNKLIEEELAYDTNELTHTNLYTEQKMTHEQRLVFDEILNAVVTDSGGFYFVYGHGGCGKTFIWNGLSSAIRSREKIVLNVASSGIASLLLPGGRTAHSRFSIPITITDESTCNIKHGSLKAELLIQSGGGVLRLLDLDGNVDQL; encoded by the exons ATggctggtattcacaaaattgctGACATTAATCCTACAATCGataatttgtgtgtacgtatacgagtgatacgGTTATGGACACTACCAAGTTACGAAAATTCTCCACTgtcatactcaattgagatg GGAGGAAAAATACACGCCTCAGTTAAGAAGGCTTTTGTGTCTCGATTCGTGAATTTGCTGGAGGAAGGAATATCTTACCAAATAAGATATTTTGGTGTTGGACTCAATAAGGGTTACTTCAAGACTACATATCATGAATACGTGGTTAATTTAAACCAACGTACTGATGTGCACAGACTTCCAGAATCGTCGAGTATCCCACGACATGGATTTAAGTTTGTGAGTTTTGACACTCTCAATGCTCCTGGGTATGATTGCACCTATTTAGTtg ATGTTGTTGGATATCTTGCTGGAATTGAAAATGAGAAGACTCTTGAAAAGAATGGCAAATCTACCAAATATACTGTTATCGAATTAGAGATTGATGATGG GTATCGAATAAAGCTTGGTGTCATTGATAATTCTGACTGTGCATGTTTTGTAGTCTTTGACAAGGAGGCAAAACAG aatttgttgcttgaattctccAATGAAGTTGCTGCCAATGATGAATCCGAATTGTTGGaaaatgctattacaccaacTAAGCGATTATCCTCGAAGTCGGAAGAATCGAAG gAAATTCGAGTGATGGTTCCAATGATGTGCATTTTCAATCGGTGTTGTCGAACATTACAAATGGACTCAATACAGGTTgatttttggatgattttttttggaACTTACTTATGTGAAT GTGAAAAGGAACGATGTTCCAATATTAGTGATATTAGTAATTCAGGTATCACATGCGAAGCATATGATAGCCCATGTCATCAGACAAGTCAAAAACAGtttcaacaaacatcaaacaatATCCACCAGTTGCAAAGTCAGC attcatTGGAGTACTCAAATCGAATTAGATTGCAAAGGGATGCAAGACTGAATAGAAAGACTATGCTACTTCAAAAGAGACATG GAGCAAGTACATCTAATTCAAATTTAGATACTAAAGAATTAGAAGAAATGTGCATAGCTGAAAAAGGAAGACACCTGAGACAAAGAAAAACATTCTTGAAGGAATTGGCtataaatctttcaaaattttttgaagaagTTGAGGATATTACTGAAAACACGACTATATTAGATGATTATGTGCAAATTGAATACCCAGCCATATTCGATGTTGCTGAGAATACAG ATGTGATAGATATTGATGACCAAGAATTTTTTTGTCGACATTGCTACGCCATGATGTGGTATGAGGAGAGATCAGAAAAGTCTAAAACAGGATCCAATATTGAGTTCTCAATATGTTGTATGCGAGGGAAGGTACAACTGCCGTTTTTGCAACGTCCACCTCAGCTCTTGCAAGGTTTAATATCTGGAGCAGACCAGAGAAGCAAACACTTTAAGGATAATATAAGAACTTATAATAGCATGTTTTGCTTCACGTCCCTCGGAGGTAAAATAGAGACCTCTATCAATGATGGGACAGGTCCTCCCCAGTTCATTGTGAGTGGACAAAACTACCACAGAATTGGAAGCTTGGTGCCAATTGAGGGACAAAGACCAAAATTTGCGCAGTTATATATTTATGATACAGAAAATGAGGTCTCAAACAGGATAGAAATTTTCAG TTCaagaacaaacaacaacaacattgaCCAGTCCTTAGTTCTAGATCTCAAGGACATGATCGATCAACATAATGTTCTTGCTCACACATTTAGGATAGTGAGAAACTACCTGAATCAAGGAGATATCGCAAATATAAGACTACGGTTGTACCGAAAAAGATCAAAGGATGCAAGAGTCTACAATTTACCATCTTCTAACGAGGTCGCAGCTCTAATAGTAGGAGATTTTGATTCTGGAGATGCAGGACGTGATATTATAGTTCAATTAAAGTCTGGACATCTGCAAAGGATTCATGAGACACACACCGCATTTATTCCTCTTCAGTACCCTATGATGTTTCCTTACGGTAAAGATGACTACCAAGAAGACATTCCTTTGCGAGAATCTCATAGGGCtgatgaaaatagaaagagacagCGTGTGAGTTTAAGGGAGTTCATAGCATTTAGAATACAAGAGAGAAAGGTCGAGTATGCAACCATTGTCAATGGTGGAAGATTATTTCAGCAGTTCTTGGTTGATTGCTTTTCTATGATTGAAGCACAAAGGTTGACCTACTACCGAAACAACCAAACCAAGGTGAGGAGTGATATATACAAAGGGATTCAAGATGCAGTTGTTAGGGGTGAGACACGTGCTTTTAAAGCAGGTAAGCGTATCATCCTACCTGCGTCCTTCACTGGTGGTATGAGATACATGTTTAATAATTGTCAAGATGCTATGGCAATTTGTAAGAAATATGGATATCCAGACCTCTTCATCACAATGACATGTAACTCAAGTTGGCAAGAGATTGGCAGGGTTAACAATCCAAGGAACTTAAAGGTTGAAGACCGGCCGGATATATCGTGTAGAGTATTCAAAATTAAGCTTGACATGATAATCTCGGATCTTAAGCAAGGAATTCCATTTGGAGTGCTAGATGCAG AGTTGCCAGATCCTGCTCAGCATCCAAAATTGTTTAGAGCTGTATCTACATATATGATTCATGGACCATGTGGTAGAGCATTCTCAAAATCTTCCTGCATGAAAGATGGGTACTGCACCAAATATTATCCCAAGACATTCAGTAAAACCACAGTTATCGATGATAGTGGATACCCATCATATAGAAGACGAGACACAGGGGTGGTTACTGAGAAGAAGGGAGTCCATATGGATAATAGGAATGTGGTTCCATACAATGCATATCTACTGATTTCTTATCAAGCGCATGTTAAtgtagagtactgcaacaagtcgAATGCTATCAAATATTTGTTCAAGTATGTGAATAAAGGTCCAGACAGGGTAGCAGTTGGAGTTACAAAGGAAGCTTCCAGTGGAGAGGATGCTCAGGTTATTGAtgagatcaaacaattctatGATTGCAGATATTTGTCTGCATGTGAGGCTGTGTGGCGAACCTTAGCGTATGATATTCATCAAAGGTGGCCTTCAGTGATGAGATTAACCTTTCATTTGCCTGGAGagcaaaatatcatctttaaagatgatgACGATCTTGAAGAAAtcgtggaagaagaggaagggaAATGTACAATGTTCTTAGCATGGATGGAggccaataaaaaatttgaagcaGGTCAAACTTTGACGTATGCTGAATTTCCAAACcaatttgtttatgatagagaATCAAGGGTATGGCATCCACGCAAAAGAGGGTATTCTATCGGGAGGTTAAATTATGTTCCACCGGGTACAGgtgatatttattatatgagaattttgttagCTGTTCAGAGAGGTTGCACAACATATGAGTCTATTAGGACAGTTAATGGAATTACATATTCTAGCTTCCAAGATGCTTGCTATTCCATGGGACTACTGTGCGATGATAGGGAATTCATTGCAGCTATTAATGAGGTAGCTAAACTTGCATCtggtcatcaattgagaaaaTTATTTGCGATGCTACTGATATCTAATAGCATTAGCAACCCAGAGCGTGTTTGGAATGCAACTTGGACATTATTGGCTGATGGAATACTATATGAGAGGAGAAAAGCTTTGAAAAACCAAg GACTAAACATGACTGATGACGAATTGAAAAACCTCTGCcttattgagattgagaagataCTCAACAGCAATGCGAGATCTTTAAGAGACTATCAATCAATGCCATATCCTGAGATGTCTCATGTTCGCCTTTTTCAGAATAAGCTAATAGAGGAGGAGTTAGCATATGACACAAATGAGTTGACTCATACAAACTTATATACAGAACAAAAGATGACTCATGAGCAAAGGTTAGTATTTGATGAGATACTCAATGCTGTTGTTACAGACTCTGGTGGTTTTTACTTCGTTTATGGGCATGGTGGGTGTGGTAAGACATTTATTTGGAATGGACTTTCTTCTGCTATTCGGTCTAgagaaaaaattgttttaaatgtCGCATCCAGTGGAATTGCTTCTTTACTCCTACCTGGTGGCAGAACGGCTCATTCTAGATTTTCAATACCCATCACAATTACTGATGAATCTACTTGCAACATCAAGCATGGCAGTTTGAAGGCTGAGCTGCTCATCCAAA GTGGCGGCGGCGTGCTGCGTTTATTAGATTTGGACGGAAACGTTGATCAACTTTAA
- the LOC114924354 gene encoding uncharacterized protein, whose protein sequence is MANGKLSVVDLARRTCDCGHFQVERLPCRHVIACCANQRLDWQLYVHDVYKMSEIRKVYKFEFTPLGDPETWPAYEGPTLVANPALRRTSKGRPKLTRYLNEMDSRDMRGPRVCRLCGAQGHSRSRCPQRAGPSGGGE, encoded by the coding sequence ATGGCTAACGGGAAGTTGTCAGTTGTTGACCTTGCGCGACGGACTTGTGACTGCGGGCACTTTCAGGTGGAACGACTACCTTGTCGCCATGTTATTGCTTGTTGTGCTAACCAGCGGCTCGATTGGCAGCTGTATGTGCATGACGTGTACAAGATGTCAGAGATTCGTAAGGTATATAAGTTTGAGTTTACTCCGTTGGGTGATCCCGAGACATGGCCCGCATATGAGGGACCCACATTGGTCGCTAATCCCGCCTTGAGACGAACGTCGAAAGGTCGCCCCAAATTGACCCGGTACTTGAACGAGATGGATTCACGCGACATGCGTGGTCCTCGGGTATGCCGTCTCTGTGGTGCTCAGGGTCATAGTCGGAGTCGATGTCCTCAGCGTGCTGGACCGAGTGGTGGGGGTGAATGA